The nucleotide sequence TGGGGTCACCTTGCCGAGTGGATTTATCCAACGCCCACGTGCCATTACATGAAGTCACACTCTGTCCTCTTCAATTTAGTGACTGAAACATCCAGTTTATTATTTAGTTTTCTGAGATCTCTTGGGTAAGACCATTGAAACTGGTAACAACACACCATACACAGCACTTAGACTACGTGGGATGCTATTTACAAAAGAGCCATGCCATCAAATTACCAGCTGTTCCTGGCAGCATGCAGCTATTGAACCTTCACAGAGACTTACTTGCTGCACCGTAGCCTGAAAGAAATACTCAAACAAGAAAATCCTGCTTGCTAAAATGTATGGTAAGAGCTGGGATAAGAGGTATAAGGGGCTGAAAAAGCACATGGATTGCCatagatgtcaggaaagcaccCCTCAGAGCCAGCAAGGCACTGAAGTGGCATGGACAGGCTGGGGTCAAGTGGCTGAGAGCTACCCCCCCATAAATAAATGGATGGGTGTGaaccttccccctcacccctgttTGGGTCTGGACTGGGATTGAGTCACCCTCCAAGGGCTCTGGTCAGCTCAGTGGTGTGAGAGCCTGGGAACTGTGCATATTCAGGCTCCCGTGATATTCTCCTGCTTCTGCTGTGGCGGGATGCACAGGGAGGCCAGCCTGTGTGGTGGGACATTGCTCTCTGCATCCTGATGGAAATGAGAGAGGAGCTGGAACTGGACTGGGGGAGCAGGTGTGCGGCATGCGAGTGGGAAGGGAGTTAATTGGAGGCCGGAGAGGGGGTTAGGCTAAGCTTAGTGTTGACTCAGATTTAATTAAATCTTGTTCATCCCTCTCTAACCATCTCTCAGCCATGGTGTTTGGAGCCCAACCTATGGTACACCAGTGCTGCTGAAGAACTGTTAGGCCCTGGATCTCTGTGGTTAGAATATACAGGGGAGTCCATGGAGCTGGGAATGACCCCTTTAAAGCGTGGCAGCGGAGCACTCTGTCACTCTTGCCTGCACAGGCCAGCACGGCTCATGCATACTGCCAGACGGACCAGAGGGTGCCCAGCGTGATGCTATAGGCCAGCACAGCCACCAGGTACACCCGGAAGAGCAGCACGTCCAGCACATAGCCCACCTGGAGCCACTCGCGGGCGATGTCGCGGAACTCGTCGCGCTTCTCCAAGAACTGGCGGATGGCAGAGATTTCCTGCAGGATGCTGGCCACCACTGAGGAGCTCTCCCCTTGTGCCGGCGGTGCCGGCAATGGCCTTGCGCCTGCCACCCTCTCGTACTCACGGAGGTTCTCACAGCCATAGTGGTTCAGCTTGGCTGCAGGAGCAAGACAGAGAGGAGCAGCCTCTAAGAGGACCCAGCCCTGCACTGTTGAGCTTGGCTGTGCTGGGCATTATACCACCCCAGAGGTGGGGttctgagcccccctccccagtgtctGGCCCAGACCAAACAGCCtctgggggcgggtggggggtgtTAAATCCAGTGTGTCCCTTTTCTCTAAGTGCTAGGCCAAGGGACTTGAGCTCCAAAGAGGGGTCGTGCTCTGGCACACTTGCCCCGGGGCCAGCACGGAGTGACGATGCCGGCGTGCCTTTGTAAGCCTGTGCAATAGGGCCAATGTCCACGAGCTGTGTGGCCCAAAGGGGATCCTGCTCCATTGCTCCTTCATGTGCCCCATGGACTTCCTGGGCAGAGCTGTTCCCTGGGGTCCCGCTGAGAGCAGTGGGGTGCCCCTCTCATGTTTTGGGGCTTAAGCCCCGAGAGGATTTGGGCTCAACACTGACCCCATCATGCAGGTTCAGATGTTTTGCTGTGCTGCACCATGGTCCAGCTCCACCAGGTGAGCCCTGAGTTCTTTTTAACCCTATGCAGCTTGTTCCCCCTTGGTGGTGGGAGTAAAGTGCAGCCAGGGTGCCAGCTGCCTGCAGCCCTTCCCCCCTTTCCCAGTGCCACAGCTCGTACCTGTGCTGTCATTGTTCTCCAGGTGCCGGCTGATGTCTGAACTCTGTGTCCTGCTGGGGTAGAATTTCTTCCTGTCACGGATGCAGAGCAGGATGGTGGCTCGTTCCAGCACCAGGTGCTTGACCCAGTCGGGGACGTGAGGCTGCAGGTCCTGCTTGTGGACCAGGCGCACGATCAGGATGGTCTCGGTCAGGCTGATGACCAGCAAGGCCATGCACACAACAAAATAGACACCTGCCGGGGGAAGGCAGCAATGGTCCATGGTCAGTCTCTCAGCTAGAGCTAGGCATGGCACAGGCCAGGCCTGGGTGAACTCTCTGTACCCACGTCTTTCAATGACATTAGGTCTTCCTCACATGTTGTACCCACTCCTGCTCCAGCCGAACCAGGACCCCTGGCAGCTCAGCGTATCACTTCCACCCTGACCCAACCAGCATCCTGGCTATTCCTGCCCTAGTCGCCCCACACCCGGCTCTgacaatgcccctcagtcctgatgCACCACTCTTGTTGCTCCAGTCCTTGAGTGCATCTGGAGCTGTGCAGATGCCCTGTAATTCTGACCCTCAGTAGACCTTGCTACTTCAGCCTTGGTGTCCCtaaccccacacagctctgccaggacacctcaaccctgacccacagcccccatctcttGCTATCCTAGTTCTGGTCttctccctcccacagctctgctaATGGTCCTCATGCCCAAACCACAGCACTCACCCCCAACACTTCTGTCCAGTGCACTGTCCTACCAGCTCCTCCGGCCATATAGTTCATCTACCCCACACTATCATCACCCAGCTCCTTCTTGGCTCGACTCCGTGAGGGAGACCAATGCTGGATTTCAACCGGGGATGTGTGCGCACCTAGGTAACCACGGTGACGGGCGCTATCGTACCTATCAGTGGGGTCCCAATGGCAGTGGCGGGCAGCGTGTCGGACACGATGATCAGGAAGACGGAGTAGCCCAGCAGGAGGGTGATCTTGAAGGAGACCCTCTCCCCGCTGTCGGGAGGCAGGTAGAACCCCACGATGTCCATGACCATCAGGAAGACGCTGGGGAGCAGCAGGCTGACGGCGTAGAAGAGGGGGCGTCTCCGGATGACCACCTGCCAGCacaagagtgggtgggggagtgtgCAGAGATCCCTGTCAGGAGGAGCCCACCTGGCTGAGTGGCTGCTGTGCTCCTCAGGCACATACAGAATCAGCCTTGACGTGTTCCTCTCTGCGGCTGCCCTCCTCGTTTGCTGTGGGGAGCCAGCCATCAGGTAGGAGCCATGCTGAGTGACCTCATTTGCCTCCCATTAGTGTGAGCTGCACTGGAGTGGACCTAGGCTGGGAGCCCTGTCCCCTTGCATGGGTGATGTGCTGCACCTTGTGTTGCAACAGTCCTTGCTATCCCCACCATAGTATGCAGCTCGGCacatactgtggggtttgcttaACAACCCCTCTGCACACTTTAGAGCCAGGAGATCAATTGCACAAGTAGAAAGAAAATGGCACCATTTGCCGTCTGCATCTTGGTgcttcccatccccaccccacgctcactctgttctcccctcccccactccacgcCCGACCAGGGGAGGGGCCTTACATAGAACTTCATCTCGGCGTAGCTGTCGCTTCCCTCCACGCTGAACTCCCGGAACTGGCTGAGTACGTAGAGAAGCTCCCACTCTCCCTGGTTCATGAAGACGCTCTTGTCAAATTTCACCAGCTCTGGCTGCCGCCACAGCGAGATGTTGATGTCGCGGACTGTGGGGCGGAAGAGAGGTGGGCATCAGGGCTGGGggcctgaggggaaggggcatcgtCCCCCAAAATTGCTGGTGTGCTCCATGCCCACAGCCACCCTATGAGATCTGGTAGCTTCACACTCCTCCCTTCCAGGCCACATTCCTCTTCTCTCGTTGTTCTCAAGGACGGATTGGCCTACATGTGTTCCCTCTTTACTAGGGCTGTTTAGGGGGTGAGGCATAGCCTGCACTGAGCCAGCGTGCTCCCAGAGACTCTGATTGCTCCATGCCACCTTCCACCCCGCTAGCTCTTACCCCGCTCTTGGGTGCCCATGGGCTGGAGGCAACAGCAATACAAGCTAACCCCAGGCTGCCTGTGCCAATGAGCCCTAGCGctgacccagggaccccagccagctCACTCCTTGCTCTCCCTGCTGGTAAGAGGGCCATTTTATGCCTTTTGCAATGTCCACTGGGATTGAAACAGACCCGCCAAGTGGCTGAGCACTATGGAGTCCCAGACCAGGTCATATTGACTCCCCACACAGCTGGAGGCTTTCTTAGCTGGCCTGATCCCTCCCTTCC is from Mauremys reevesii isolate NIE-2019 linkage group 12, ASM1616193v1, whole genome shotgun sequence and encodes:
- the HTR3A gene encoding 5-hydroxytryptamine receptor 3A, whose amino-acid sequence is MLFEWKKAQTPLTARKGNRTLNSAKPALLQLSDYLLTHYRKGVRPVQDWRRTTNVAIDVMVYAILSVDEKNQVLTTYIWYRQHWIDEFLRWNPEDFDNITQMSLPTQSIWVPDILINEFVDVGKSPDIPYVYVRHHGEVQNLKPIQVVTACSLDIYNFPFDVQNCSLTFTSWLHNIRDINISLWRQPELVKFDKSVFMNQGEWELLYVLSQFREFSVEGSDSYAEMKFYVVIRRRPLFYAVSLLLPSVFLMVMDIVGFYLPPDSGERVSFKITLLLGYSVFLIIVSDTLPATAIGTPLIGVYFVVCMALLVISLTETILIVRLVHKQDLQPHVPDWVKHLVLERATILLCIRDRKKFYPSRTQSSDISRHLENNDSTAKLNHYGCENLREYERVAGARPLPAPPAQGESSSVVASILQEISAIRQFLEKRDEFRDIAREWLQVGYVLDVLLFRVYLVAVLAYSITLGTLWSVWQYA